A single genomic interval of bacterium harbors:
- a CDS encoding choice-of-anchor Q domain-containing protein, translated as MRRRLLLTLLAILSLPLPLHSATLTVVPGTGNSCADLEGSFQECLDLAASNAQGDILEVTGGDYNLSATLVYTPAVGENFPITIRNADSTPPVLSSNLTVPCLQLAPGSLVDDTNADVTISGLVFERCEDPLEDGGALMIFADEADVSISQVTFTQNVSGEDGGALDINAGIDFGAGDVSIVGCIFEGNEALLGGAFSVGHGGTGTVEFRNNQVTANTSTAGSGGGGGLFVSDGGIVISGNLISGNEADGEAGGLAINASTSFIVVTNNIIASNTSTELGGGLTVNIFNPGGSLVATNNTIYGNSAGAEGGGLHVELEEANNQADIYNNIVFGNQALLEGKDIFTDEDLSNDGSTGTVNLFNNIFDAGGFFSECLANPPCTTVNGADSPTNLLEDPLLADPANGNFALGQNSPAIQAGDPAAPEMPDTDFSGNPRPTTPGTNPDIGALQFQAEPTPTPTPSPTAEIEGDGGCALATVGRPAICWPLLGLLALGLWKLINKSKGLNQV; from the coding sequence ATGCGCCGACGCCTGCTCCTCACCCTGCTCGCGATCCTCTCCCTGCCCCTTCCCCTCCACTCCGCCACTCTGACCGTCGTCCCGGGAACCGGCAACAGCTGCGCCGACCTCGAGGGCAGCTTCCAAGAATGCCTCGACTTGGCGGCAAGCAACGCGCAGGGCGACATCCTGGAGGTGACCGGCGGCGACTACAATCTGAGCGCGACCCTGGTTTATACCCCGGCGGTCGGGGAAAACTTCCCGATCACGATCCGGAACGCCGACTCGACCCCGCCGGTGCTCAGCAGCAACCTCACCGTTCCCTGCCTGCAGCTTGCACCGGGATCGCTGGTCGATGACACCAACGCCGACGTGACGATCTCGGGCTTGGTGTTCGAGCGATGCGAGGACCCGCTCGAAGACGGCGGCGCGCTCATGATCTTCGCCGACGAAGCCGACGTTTCCATCTCTCAAGTGACCTTTACCCAAAACGTCTCCGGCGAGGACGGCGGGGCCCTCGACATCAACGCCGGCATCGATTTCGGGGCTGGCGACGTCTCGATCGTCGGCTGCATTTTCGAGGGCAACGAAGCCCTGCTCGGCGGCGCTTTCTCGGTCGGACACGGCGGCACCGGCACCGTGGAATTCCGCAATAATCAGGTCACCGCAAACACCTCGACCGCGGGCAGCGGCGGTGGCGGCGGCCTGTTCGTTTCCGACGGCGGCATCGTGATCAGCGGAAACCTGATCAGCGGCAACGAAGCCGATGGCGAAGCCGGCGGCTTGGCGATCAACGCCAGCACCTCCTTCATCGTTGTGACCAACAATATCATTGCGAGCAACACCTCGACCGAGCTCGGCGGCGGCCTGACGGTCAATATCTTCAACCCCGGCGGCAGCTTGGTCGCGACCAACAACACGATCTACGGCAACAGCGCCGGGGCCGAAGGCGGCGGACTCCACGTCGAGCTGGAAGAAGCCAACAACCAGGCCGACATCTACAACAACATCGTCTTCGGAAACCAAGCCTTGCTGGAAGGAAAGGACATCTTCACCGACGAGGATCTCTCCAACGACGGCAGCACCGGCACCGTCAACCTCTTCAACAATATTTTCGACGCCGGCGGATTCTTCAGCGAATGCCTGGCCAACCCGCCTTGCACCACCGTGAACGGCGCCGATTCGCCGACCAATCTCCTGGAAGATCCTCTCTTGGCCGATCCGGCCAACGGCAACTTCGCCCTCGGCCAAAACTCGCCGGCGATCCAAGCCGGCGATCCGGCGGCGCCGGAAATGCCGGACACCGATTTCTCCGGCAATCCCCGGCCGACGACTCCGGGAACGAACCCCGATATCGGCGCCCTTCAATTCCAAGCCGAACCCACTCCGACGCCCACACCCAGCCCCACCGCCGAGATCGAGGGCGACGGAGGATGTGCCTTGGCCACCGTCGGCCGGCCGGCGATTTGCTGGCCTTTGCTCGGCCTCCTGGCTTTGGGCCTTTGGAAATTAATCAATAAATCCAAAGGTTTAAATCAGGTTTGA